One window of Mangrovibacterium diazotrophicum genomic DNA carries:
- a CDS encoding DUF5687 family protein: MKQHLFSFSLKEITRSPSFGRSIATTVMLVFLALYFTAVFLAFGLLIIPRALTEKFPGQELTSMLNSYLLIYFAIDLVMRQLLQSLPTISFKPFIILNIKRRRIATYLLNRSVLHFFNLLPFFMIIPLFFRLVVPDHAGAGAVYWLIAIVLLIMTNHFLTTYLKWWINESSYGFYVFAAVFVALYAANYFGLVDLTGAFGRLLDTTIQQPLILLGLAIPPVLFYWLNLRYLMSNLYLNLVEKKQKDSTVRDFSWMSELGEYGKFISLNVRMIWRNKRPRTQFVMTLLFLLYGFLIYKDVDKGIPEGILILGGLIMTGMFSISIGQFFPAWHSRYYAMLMTQNFKMKQFLQAFYYMNLIVSFIYFLVTLLYGFMDIRIVYFNTALFFYHIGVNLNLILLFGSFSKKAVDLGGSAMFNYQGMGATQWLIAFPLLIGPILFFYLFKWATNSNPALIILGLLGVVGILLQPHLFNYFEKSYNKQKHRLIRDYKNS, encoded by the coding sequence ATGAAACAACACCTTTTTTCTTTTTCGCTGAAAGAGATCACCCGTTCACCCTCTTTCGGACGAAGCATTGCGACTACGGTCATGCTCGTTTTTCTGGCGCTATACTTTACTGCGGTTTTCTTGGCTTTTGGACTTTTGATTATTCCGAGAGCGTTGACTGAGAAATTCCCTGGTCAGGAACTAACCAGCATGCTGAACAGTTATCTGTTAATCTATTTTGCGATCGATTTAGTGATGCGACAACTATTACAAAGTTTGCCCACCATCAGCTTCAAACCGTTTATTATTTTGAATATTAAACGGCGGCGAATTGCCACCTATTTGCTCAACCGGTCGGTTTTGCATTTTTTCAATCTCCTGCCTTTTTTCATGATCATCCCACTGTTCTTTCGTCTCGTGGTGCCTGATCATGCTGGAGCCGGAGCGGTTTACTGGTTAATTGCCATTGTGCTATTAATCATGACCAACCATTTCCTCACGACATACTTGAAATGGTGGATCAACGAGAGCAGTTACGGGTTTTATGTGTTTGCTGCGGTTTTCGTGGCGCTTTATGCTGCAAATTATTTCGGCTTGGTGGATTTGACCGGTGCATTTGGACGATTGCTGGACACGACGATTCAACAGCCTTTGATTCTGCTTGGATTGGCGATTCCTCCCGTTCTGTTTTATTGGCTCAATCTGCGTTACCTGATGTCAAATTTGTACCTGAACCTGGTTGAGAAGAAGCAAAAGGACTCAACGGTGCGAGACTTCAGTTGGATGAGTGAACTGGGTGAGTATGGCAAATTCATTTCCTTGAACGTTCGGATGATTTGGCGAAATAAGCGTCCCCGAACCCAGTTTGTGATGACTCTGCTATTTCTGCTCTACGGATTTCTGATTTATAAAGATGTTGACAAAGGAATACCTGAAGGAATCTTGATTTTAGGAGGGTTGATCATGACCGGTATGTTTTCAATCTCCATCGGTCAGTTTTTCCCAGCTTGGCACAGTCGCTACTACGCGATGCTGATGACCCAGAATTTCAAAATGAAGCAGTTCCTTCAAGCCTTTTATTACATGAACCTGATTGTGTCGTTCATCTATTTCCTGGTCACTTTGCTGTACGGATTTATGGATATTCGGATCGTTTATTTCAATACCGCCCTGTTTTTCTACCACATTGGTGTGAATCTGAACCTGATCTTGCTGTTCGGTTCTTTTAGTAAAAAGGCGGTCGATCTGGGAGGTTCGGCGATGTTCAATTACCAGGGAATGGGGGCCACGCAATGGCTGATCGCATTCCCGCTGCTCATCGGGCCGATCCTGTTTTTCTACCTGTTTAAATGGGCAACAAATTCCAACCCGGCATTGATTATTTTGGGTCTCCTGGGAGTTGTTGGGATTCTGCTTCAGCCTCACTTATTTAATTATTTCGAAAAGTCATACAACAAACAAAAACATCGCCTCATCCGCGATTATAAAAACTCCTGA
- a CDS encoding ABC transporter ATP-binding protein, which translates to MIEIVNLIKAYQKEIVLNIEELKIEKGQLFGLVGNNGAGKTTLFNLVLDLIVPSKGQVISQGIVVQKSDDWKAFTGAFIDESFTIGYLTPDEYFTFVGELREMNQSDREIYLKEFDEFFNGEIRGKKKFIRDLSKGNQKKVGIAAAMMGKPEVVVLDEPFANLDPSSQYKLRTLIKKQAAEQGTTFLISGHTLDNITEVCSRIVILEKGKIVKDVPKTETTLKELEAFFAGVLEPESFTID; encoded by the coding sequence ATGATTGAAATTGTAAACCTCATAAAAGCCTATCAAAAAGAAATCGTTCTGAATATTGAGGAACTGAAGATTGAAAAAGGCCAGCTTTTCGGCTTGGTTGGAAACAATGGTGCCGGTAAAACAACCTTGTTTAACCTGGTGCTAGACCTGATTGTGCCGTCAAAAGGGCAGGTAATCAGCCAGGGAATTGTCGTTCAGAAATCGGATGACTGGAAAGCATTTACCGGTGCGTTTATCGACGAGAGCTTTACCATTGGATACCTGACACCCGATGAATATTTCACTTTTGTGGGTGAGCTTCGAGAAATGAATCAATCGGACCGGGAGATTTATTTGAAAGAGTTTGACGAATTTTTCAATGGTGAGATTCGTGGAAAGAAAAAGTTTATCCGCGACTTGTCGAAAGGGAATCAGAAGAAAGTTGGCATTGCAGCCGCGATGATGGGAAAACCGGAAGTAGTTGTTTTGGACGAGCCTTTTGCCAACCTCGATCCTAGTTCTCAGTACAAACTGCGTACACTCATTAAAAAGCAGGCGGCGGAACAGGGTACAACTTTCCTGATCTCGGGGCACACCCTCGACAACATCACCGAAGTTTGCAGCCGGATTGTCATCCTTGAAAAAGGAAAAATAGTGAAGGATGTACCAAAAACGGAAACAACGCTAAAGGAATTGGAAGCCTTCTTTGCCGGTGTGTTGGAACCCGAAAGCTTCACCATAGATTAA
- a CDS encoding energy transducer TonB yields the protein MEVKKYPRVDLDRYHNFFVEIGLVLALGICFIAFEWKTPVKEVETLGGVSVQEIETEIIPITRQEQVRPPEPPPPPKVVEVLNIVANDVEVENELEIESTEADEATVIEVTPIATTMAHEVEKEEKEDPIFYIVEEMPQFPGGDIALRKFIADAIKYPVIAQENGVQGKVYVNFVVGKDGKVTDARVIRSVDPSLDKEALRVVNSLPRWKPGLQRGEPVRVSFSVPISFVLQ from the coding sequence ATGGAAGTCAAAAAGTATCCACGTGTCGATTTGGATCGCTATCACAACTTTTTTGTTGAGATTGGACTTGTTTTGGCTTTGGGAATTTGCTTCATAGCATTTGAATGGAAAACTCCTGTAAAGGAAGTTGAGACTTTAGGTGGTGTAAGCGTACAGGAAATAGAGACAGAGATAATTCCCATAACCAGACAAGAACAGGTTCGGCCTCCGGAACCCCCGCCACCACCCAAGGTTGTTGAGGTTCTGAACATTGTCGCCAACGATGTTGAGGTTGAGAATGAACTTGAAATTGAAAGTACCGAGGCCGATGAGGCAACGGTTATTGAAGTTACTCCGATAGCGACAACAATGGCGCACGAAGTAGAAAAGGAAGAAAAGGAAGATCCGATTTTCTACATTGTCGAGGAAATGCCCCAGTTTCCGGGTGGTGACATCGCGTTACGCAAATTTATTGCCGATGCCATTAAGTACCCGGTGATTGCTCAGGAAAATGGGGTGCAAGGAAAAGTGTACGTAAATTTTGTGGTCGGAAAAGATGGGAAGGTCACGGATGCCAGGGTTATTCGGAGTGTTGACCCATCGCTGGATAAGGAAGCTTTGCGGGTAGTCAACAGTCTTCCGCGCTGGAAACCGGGTTTGCAAAGGGGTGAGCCGGTTCGGGTGTCATTCAGTGTGCCGATTAGTTTTGTGTTACAATAA
- a CDS encoding ATP-binding cassette domain-containing protein encodes MKTTSSIVARSLVLRSGMTTILNDISFTLNPGESMAITGSSGSGKTSLGRLLAGQILPSSGELKIEGEISRVMVDQQDHFLSLSGQRSTYYGQRYENQGMENSPSIQTYLEKVAAKAEVADAPAVIDEVMETMHIDHLKDRKLLQLSNGERKRTQLAAALLQKPDLMVLDQPFVGLDVDSRAKLTALIQKQMQTGISFALICSPKMIPEGVSQVIELHEGRQLQCCTPGEFQSKIAPSASVNEPIAPELFKGLVKHNEQFEQVVGMKKVQVTIGGKQILKDIDWQVKPGEQWALLGHNGAGKSTLLSLVTADNPQGYVNDLVLFDRKRGSGESIWDIKNRIGFVSPELHQYFLRGEGIFNTIPGLQSKSHGHYDALSCMDVIVSGFKNEIGFASQPTDLERDLAERWFPVLGLSHLQDRLFVQASLGEQRALLLARALVKSPSLLILDEPCQGLDEVQTSRFVNLLEQVCQHLNTTMVYVTHHRNEIPTCVSKLLELEGGQVKLNGTFN; translated from the coding sequence ATGAAAACTACAAGCAGTATTGTTGCACGTTCGCTCGTGTTGCGCAGTGGCATGACCACCATTCTAAACGACATTTCATTTACATTGAATCCGGGGGAATCGATGGCGATCACCGGCAGTTCGGGGAGTGGGAAAACCTCCCTGGGGCGATTGTTGGCCGGGCAGATTTTGCCAAGTTCGGGGGAGTTGAAGATTGAAGGAGAGATCAGTCGCGTGATGGTGGATCAGCAGGATCATTTCCTGTCACTTTCGGGGCAACGCAGTACCTACTACGGGCAGCGTTACGAGAATCAGGGCATGGAAAACAGTCCATCTATTCAGACTTATCTGGAGAAAGTGGCCGCGAAAGCCGAAGTTGCTGATGCGCCTGCGGTAATCGACGAAGTGATGGAAACGATGCATATCGATCATTTAAAAGATCGGAAGCTGCTTCAGCTGAGCAATGGCGAACGTAAGCGAACGCAATTGGCGGCGGCACTGCTTCAGAAACCAGATCTGATGGTGCTCGATCAGCCTTTTGTTGGCCTGGATGTGGATTCGCGGGCGAAGCTGACTGCCTTGATTCAAAAACAGATGCAAACGGGTATCTCATTCGCTTTGATTTGTTCGCCGAAGATGATCCCGGAAGGGGTGTCCCAGGTTATTGAATTGCATGAAGGACGCCAGCTGCAATGTTGTACGCCTGGTGAGTTCCAGTCGAAGATTGCACCGTCGGCTAGCGTTAATGAGCCGATTGCTCCTGAATTGTTTAAAGGTTTGGTGAAGCACAACGAGCAGTTTGAGCAGGTTGTTGGCATGAAAAAGGTGCAGGTAACCATTGGAGGAAAACAGATTTTAAAAGATATTGACTGGCAGGTGAAACCCGGCGAGCAGTGGGCTTTGCTGGGACACAACGGCGCAGGAAAGTCAACTTTATTGAGCCTGGTAACGGCTGACAACCCGCAAGGCTATGTGAACGACCTGGTGTTGTTTGATCGCAAGCGCGGCTCGGGTGAAAGTATTTGGGACATTAAAAACCGGATTGGATTTGTGTCGCCGGAGTTGCACCAGTACTTCCTGCGTGGCGAAGGGATTTTCAATACCATTCCCGGTTTGCAGTCGAAGTCGCACGGGCATTACGATGCGTTGAGTTGCATGGATGTGATTGTCTCCGGCTTTAAAAACGAGATTGGTTTTGCCAGTCAGCCAACCGATCTGGAACGGGATTTGGCTGAGCGCTGGTTCCCGGTTTTGGGCCTGTCGCATTTGCAGGATCGCTTGTTTGTTCAGGCGTCGTTGGGCGAACAGCGGGCATTGCTGTTGGCTCGCGCGTTGGTAAAATCGCCTTCACTTTTAATACTGGATGAGCCTTGCCAGGGGTTGGACGAGGTGCAGACCAGTCGTTTTGTGAATTTGCTGGAGCAGGTGTGTCAACATTTGAATACAACGATGGTTTATGTGACGCACCACCGCAACGAAATTCCGACTTGTGTGTCGAAACTGCTGGAGCTTGAAGGTGGTCAGGTGAAGTTAAACGGTACATTTAACTGA
- the dapF gene encoding diaminopimelate epimerase, with amino-acid sequence MNNNFFVKSHGLGNDYIVMDSHKTDFEFSVKNIQLICDVHYGIGSDGILVLVDSTKADFGLRILNPDGSEAEKSGNGLRIFAKFLFDYGYTTNTSFSIDTLGGVVRAEVIQQEKGKARMIKVDMGAAIFEAGKVPVKSEQAECLDELLELDGTSYRINCVSVGNPHCVVIKDELEVDEIMKYGTQIENHTKFPNRINVQFAKVISPDLVEILIWERGAGWTLASGSSSSAVAAVMVKKGLTNRKLTMKMPGGELKLEIDEDWQIHMTGEVREIASGVLSAELLDELIG; translated from the coding sequence ATGAATAACAACTTCTTTGTAAAATCACATGGTCTGGGTAACGACTACATTGTGATGGACAGCCACAAGACGGATTTCGAATTTTCGGTAAAAAACATTCAACTCATTTGCGATGTCCACTACGGAATTGGCTCCGACGGCATCCTGGTGCTGGTTGATTCAACAAAAGCCGATTTCGGTTTGCGCATTCTGAATCCCGATGGATCGGAAGCTGAAAAGAGCGGTAACGGTTTACGTATTTTTGCCAAATTTCTGTTCGACTACGGCTATACGACAAATACGTCATTCTCGATTGATACCCTCGGAGGAGTTGTTCGGGCGGAAGTGATTCAGCAGGAAAAAGGAAAAGCCCGCATGATTAAAGTTGACATGGGCGCCGCCATTTTCGAGGCTGGGAAGGTTCCGGTTAAAAGTGAGCAGGCGGAATGTCTGGATGAATTGCTGGAACTGGACGGAACAAGTTACAGGATCAACTGTGTTTCGGTGGGCAATCCGCACTGTGTTGTTATCAAGGACGAGTTAGAGGTGGACGAGATCATGAAATACGGAACGCAGATTGAAAATCATACGAAGTTTCCGAACCGCATCAACGTACAGTTTGCCAAAGTGATTTCGCCTGATTTGGTCGAAATCCTGATTTGGGAACGTGGTGCTGGCTGGACCCTGGCTTCGGGCAGTTCGTCGAGTGCCGTTGCCGCTGTTATGGTGAAGAAAGGACTGACGAACCGCAAGCTGACGATGAAAATGCCGGGAGGTGAGCTGAAGCTGGAGATCGACGAAGACTGGCAAATTCACATGACCGGTGAAGTGCGCGAGATCGCATCAGGCGTTTTGAGCGCAGAGCTGCTAGACGAGCTAATTGGATAG
- a CDS encoding diaminopimelate decarboxylase family protein, with translation MELVEAFNKQKKNMIGKKLPFTKEQIEKVIETHPTPFHIYDEKAMMEYARYFNESFSWNEGFKEYYAIKAAPNPYLMKLLRKESFGIDCSSMAELILAERLGMRGEEIMFTSNDTPAYEYQKAMELGAIINLDDIKHIDYLEKHAGIPELVCFRYNPGALKEGNIIIGNPEDSKYGFTREQLFEGYKRLAAKGVKRFGIHTMVASNELDAHYFVETADIIFDTIVDLSKELGIRFEFANLGGGIGIPYKNEHKPVDLKIVSEGIKERYEKYIVANGLDPLKIFFESGRAITGPYGYLVSEVLHIKETYKKYAGLDSCMANLMRPALYGAYHHITVLGKEKSACNTIYDVTGSLCENNDKFAINRLLPEVEPGDLVVIHDTGAHGHSMGFNYNGKLRSAELLLRENGEVVQIRRAETLEDYFATLDFEGVKDFE, from the coding sequence ATGGAATTAGTAGAAGCATTTAACAAACAGAAAAAGAATATGATCGGTAAAAAATTACCCTTTACAAAAGAACAAATAGAGAAAGTAATTGAGACGCATCCGACGCCTTTTCACATTTACGATGAGAAAGCGATGATGGAATACGCGCGTTACTTCAACGAATCGTTTTCATGGAACGAGGGCTTCAAAGAGTACTACGCGATTAAAGCTGCTCCGAACCCGTATTTGATGAAGTTACTCCGGAAAGAGAGTTTCGGGATTGACTGTAGCTCGATGGCCGAGTTGATTTTGGCTGAGCGTTTGGGAATGCGTGGCGAGGAAATCATGTTCACTTCGAACGATACGCCTGCTTACGAGTACCAAAAAGCGATGGAGTTGGGTGCGATCATCAACCTCGACGATATTAAGCACATTGATTATCTGGAAAAACATGCCGGAATTCCGGAGCTGGTTTGCTTCCGTTACAATCCGGGTGCCTTGAAAGAAGGAAACATCATTATTGGTAATCCTGAAGATTCAAAATACGGTTTCACCCGCGAACAACTGTTCGAAGGTTACAAACGTTTGGCGGCGAAAGGTGTAAAACGTTTCGGTATTCACACTATGGTGGCATCAAACGAGTTGGATGCACATTACTTTGTTGAAACTGCTGACATTATTTTCGATACCATTGTTGACCTGTCGAAAGAACTGGGAATCCGTTTCGAGTTTGCCAACCTGGGTGGTGGTATCGGTATTCCTTATAAAAACGAACACAAGCCGGTTGACCTGAAAATTGTGAGCGAGGGCATTAAAGAACGCTACGAAAAATACATTGTGGCAAATGGTCTTGATCCGTTGAAGATCTTCTTTGAATCGGGCCGCGCCATTACCGGTCCTTACGGATACCTGGTTTCAGAAGTGCTGCACATTAAAGAAACTTACAAGAAATACGCCGGGTTGGACAGCTGTATGGCTAACCTCATGCGTCCAGCATTGTACGGTGCTTATCATCACATTACTGTTTTGGGTAAGGAGAAAAGTGCGTGCAACACCATTTATGATGTAACCGGTTCGTTGTGCGAAAACAACGATAAGTTTGCGATCAACCGTCTGTTGCCTGAAGTAGAACCGGGCGACCTGGTTGTGATTCACGATACCGGTGCTCACGGTCACTCCATGGGATTCAACTACAACGGTAAGTTACGTTCGGCCGAATTGCTGCTTCGCGAAAATGGCGAGGTGGTTCAAATTCGTCGTGCAGAGACCTTGGAAGACTACTTCGCAACGCTTGATTTCGAAGGCGTCAAAGATTTTGAATAG
- a CDS encoding glycosyltransferase family 4 protein yields the protein MPLKIGFDAKRAFLNSTGLGSYSRNTIDALNTSFPENAYYLYSPSVNPLIYSPQKPLVTVAPSGQWWKSVKPVWRTYKVTELAQKVGLDVFHGLSQELPVGLGKAGIRSVVTFHDLIMMRYPRFYRAADRRIYYRKYKYALKVADRIIAISEQTKSDLIHYMNVDESRIDMLYQCINPLYFAKSAEEDIELTRLKYRLPHQFILVPGTIEKRKNQEQVLRAIVEGGIDFPIVVVGAQTAYFKTLKPLIRHLEGRILFLTQVMNDELSHIYQMAYLTIFASLFEGFGLPVAEAQACGCPVLTSNVSSMPEAGGDAALYADPEKAEEIANGIWLLLSDTALRDEKVQLGYQNAERFRPEQYARGLMEIYQKR from the coding sequence ATGCCGCTAAAAATTGGTTTTGATGCGAAGCGCGCCTTCCTGAATTCGACTGGTCTTGGAAGCTACAGCCGAAATACGATCGACGCATTAAATACCTCTTTCCCCGAAAATGCCTACTACCTTTATAGTCCGTCGGTAAATCCGCTTATTTATTCGCCTCAAAAGCCCTTGGTAACTGTTGCTCCAAGCGGGCAATGGTGGAAAAGTGTGAAGCCGGTTTGGCGAACTTACAAGGTGACGGAACTGGCACAAAAAGTTGGGTTGGACGTTTTTCACGGTCTGAGCCAGGAGTTGCCGGTTGGTTTGGGAAAAGCAGGAATTCGGTCGGTGGTTACCTTTCACGATCTGATTATGATGCGCTATCCGCGGTTTTACAGGGCTGCCGATCGTCGGATTTATTACCGGAAATACAAATATGCACTGAAGGTGGCCGACCGGATTATCGCCATAAGCGAGCAAACCAAGAGCGACTTAATTCATTATATGAATGTGGACGAGAGCCGGATTGACATGCTCTACCAGTGTATCAACCCGCTGTATTTTGCGAAAAGTGCGGAGGAAGACATTGAATTAACTCGGCTGAAGTACCGGCTTCCGCATCAATTTATATTGGTGCCGGGAACGATTGAAAAGCGGAAAAATCAGGAGCAGGTGCTTCGTGCTATCGTTGAGGGCGGAATTGATTTCCCGATTGTCGTGGTTGGGGCGCAGACGGCTTACTTTAAAACATTGAAACCGCTCATCCGACACTTGGAAGGGCGAATTCTATTTTTAACACAGGTGATGAATGATGAGTTGAGCCACATCTACCAAATGGCGTATTTGACTATTTTTGCGTCGTTGTTTGAAGGCTTTGGATTGCCGGTTGCCGAAGCACAGGCGTGCGGGTGCCCGGTGCTGACTTCAAATGTGAGTTCGATGCCGGAAGCGGGCGGTGACGCTGCTTTGTATGCCGATCCGGAGAAGGCGGAAGAGATTGCGAACGGTATTTGGCTTTTGCTGTCGGATACGGCGTTGCGGGACGAAAAAGTACAACTCGGTTACCAAAATGCGGAACGGTTCAGGCCCGAGCAATATGCCCGTGGGTTAATGGAAATATATCAAAAACGATAA
- a CDS encoding L-threonylcarbamoyladenylate synthase gives MQDDVKKALEVLQSGGVILYPTDTIWGIGCDATNEAAVKRVYEIKKRADSKSMLVLMENVNLLERYMQEVPEIAYDLIEVTDKPMTIIYPGAKNLAANLLAEDGSVGIRITTERFTQQLIQRFRKPIVSTSANISGEPSPAFFGEVSEEVKNAVDYVVSYRQDDLNPAKPSSIIKLGVGGEIKIIRE, from the coding sequence ATGCAAGATGATGTTAAAAAAGCACTGGAAGTGCTTCAAAGCGGGGGAGTAATTCTTTATCCTACCGATACAATTTGGGGAATTGGCTGCGACGCGACCAATGAAGCTGCGGTGAAGCGTGTTTACGAAATAAAAAAACGTGCCGACTCGAAAAGTATGTTGGTGCTGATGGAGAACGTGAACCTGCTGGAACGCTACATGCAGGAAGTACCCGAGATTGCCTACGATTTGATTGAGGTGACGGATAAACCGATGACAATTATTTACCCGGGTGCCAAAAATTTGGCGGCGAATTTGCTGGCTGAAGATGGCTCGGTGGGTATCCGAATTACCACGGAACGCTTTACGCAGCAGCTGATTCAGCGGTTCCGGAAACCGATTGTCTCAACATCGGCCAATATCAGTGGGGAACCCTCTCCGGCTTTTTTCGGCGAGGTGAGCGAAGAAGTGAAAAATGCGGTGGATTACGTTGTGAGCTACCGTCAGGATGATCTGAATCCGGCAAAACCGTCCAGTATTATCAAACTGGGAGTTGGTGGCGAGATCAAAATTATTCGCGAATAA
- a CDS encoding head GIN domain-containing protein translates to MKTRVMTLVTMLLLVVGLSNVQAENQTRELDAFSEISLRVDAKLYLAQGDKQSVEIVAKSSTLDELVTEVKNRELVIRFKTKNMLWKDFETGKIEIYITVPDISALTVSGSGDILNDGPINSRILSLTLSGSGSIKLDDLKTERLTSNISGSGNILVDGDGDAQDVSVNISGSGGFKGEDFETEDVTVRISGSGNAYIHCNNSLVAKIVGSGSVFYNGNPRIDQSIGGSGQVKEL, encoded by the coding sequence ATGAAAACAAGAGTGATGACATTGGTGACAATGCTTTTGCTGGTAGTTGGCCTTAGCAATGTACAAGCAGAAAACCAAACAAGAGAACTGGATGCCTTTTCTGAAATCAGCCTGCGGGTTGACGCCAAACTTTACCTGGCTCAAGGCGATAAGCAATCGGTAGAAATTGTAGCCAAATCATCAACACTGGATGAGTTGGTGACAGAAGTAAAAAACAGAGAGCTTGTAATCCGTTTTAAAACGAAGAACATGCTCTGGAAAGATTTCGAAACCGGCAAAATTGAGATTTACATTACCGTACCAGATATCTCTGCGTTAACTGTATCCGGATCGGGTGACATCCTTAACGACGGGCCAATTAATTCTCGTATTCTTAGCCTGACACTCAGCGGGAGCGGAAGCATTAAACTCGATGATCTAAAAACTGAACGCCTGACCTCCAATATCTCCGGAAGTGGCAACATCCTGGTCGATGGTGACGGTGATGCGCAAGATGTCAGTGTTAACATTTCAGGATCGGGTGGTTTTAAAGGAGAAGATTTCGAGACCGAAGACGTTACGGTTCGCATCTCGGGATCGGGAAATGCTTACATCCACTGTAACAACAGCCTCGTAGCAAAAATCGTTGGATCGGGAAGTGTCTTTTACAACGGTAACCCGCGCATCGATCAGTCGATCGGCGGATCGGGACAGGTTAAGGAGCTGTAA
- the rimM gene encoding ribosome maturation factor RimM (Essential for efficient processing of 16S rRNA), translating into METIPKAKCLKIGYLQKPHGIKGEVVLQFEPEYEASLDEMPMLFLEIDGLLVPFFMQEEGLRFRSSETALVHFDWIDDEEQARKICGSSVYILEDDWINESEELSLHMLVGYTLFDTEKGKIGPITQVDDYAGNLILTVTYNQQEILVPFNEDFLTRFDEDAREMELQCPEGIFDL; encoded by the coding sequence ATGGAAACAATACCCAAAGCGAAATGCCTGAAAATTGGCTACCTGCAGAAACCTCACGGTATTAAAGGAGAAGTAGTGCTTCAGTTTGAACCGGAGTACGAAGCCAGTCTCGACGAGATGCCCATGCTTTTCCTCGAGATCGATGGTTTGCTGGTTCCCTTTTTCATGCAGGAAGAAGGCCTGCGCTTCCGTTCGTCGGAAACGGCGCTTGTTCATTTCGACTGGATCGACGATGAGGAACAGGCCCGTAAAATCTGCGGCAGTTCGGTTTATATTTTAGAAGATGATTGGATTAACGAATCGGAAGAACTTTCGCTGCACATGCTGGTTGGCTACACGCTTTTTGATACCGAAAAAGGGAAAATTGGCCCCATCACACAAGTCGACGACTACGCCGGCAACCTCATTTTAACCGTGACTTACAACCAACAGGAAATTTTGGTTCCTTTTAACGAAGATTTTCTGACTCGTTTCGACGAAGACGCCCGCGAAATGGAATTGCAGTGTCCGGAAGGAATCTTCGATTTGTAA